Below is a genomic region from Prochlorococcus marinus str. MIT 0918.
TTTCTAACGCACTTGCGGCTAATTGAACTAGGTCCAGTTGTCTTTGGTTTAATGCAATCTCAAGACTTTCGATCTTGTTGGCATCACATAATTTTAATAGAGCTTCAATCATTTCACTTTCACCTTCTCCTGTTAATGCACTAATTGTTGCATCAGGCTTTACTATTGTCGATTTAATTTGAATATCTGATTTATTGCCCAATAAGAGTGTTGGCGTTCCTTTTGGGATTTCATTTAAAAGTTTTTGATCATTTTTAGTCCATCCTTGGCTGATATCAAAAATCAATACAATTACATCTGCTACCACTAAAGCTTTTTGGCTAAGAGAGATCCCGATTTGTTCAATTGCATCTTGTGTTTCTCTAATGCCAGCAGTATCTAATAATGTGATAGGAACTCCTTCTAGTACAATTTCACTTTCCAAAAGATCTCTTGTAGTACCTGGTAAATCTGTAACTATAGCTCGTTTCTTTTTACTAAGAAGATTTAGCAGTGAACTTTTTCCGACATTTGGGGTTCCTACAAGCGCAATTTTCAATCCATTATTTATGAAAGAACCTTGCTTAGCATCAGAAATAAGCTTATAAAGGTTTTCCTTTATGGATATTACTTCTGCGATTAAAGTTTGTTCGTCAAGATTGGGGAGATCATCCTCAAAGTCAATTCTTGCTTCAATTTCACTAAGTTGATCAATAAGTTTGTCTCTTAATGAGTTGATTTGAGTAGTA
It encodes:
- the mnmE gene encoding tRNA uridine-5-carboxymethylaminomethyl(34) synthesis GTPase MnmE, translated to MNSAFTTEETIAAIASAVAPGQGAIAIIKVSGPSSQQAVKSIVTIPGEQLWKSHRILYGHVINKKTKKKIDEVLILIMEGPRSFTGEDVVEIHCHGGLIVVQQVLDLLLTQTNTRRALPGEFSQRAVLNGRLNLTQAEAINDLISARSEKAAQLAIAGINGEITTQINSLRDKLIDQLSEIEARIDFEDDLPNLDEQTLIAEVISIKENLYKLISDAKQGSFINNGLKIALVGTPNVGKSSLLNLLSKKKRAIVTDLPGTTRDLLESEIVLEGVPITLLDTAGIRETQDAIEQIGISLSQKALVVADVIVLIFDISQGWTKNDQKLLNEIPKGTPTLLLGNKSDIQIKSTIVKPDATISALTGEGESEMIEALLKLCDANKIESLEIALNQRQLDLVQLAASALEKIETVAEQKLPWDFWTIDLREAVFRLGELTGEEITEAVLDRIFSKFCIGK